The Rhopalosiphum maidis isolate BTI-1 chromosome 2, ASM367621v3, whole genome shotgun sequence genome segment tttatactttaaaaaaatattataagtgcgagaagtataacaatataatataataatgataattaataatacataattttgatatatagctatatatagctatattcGTGCGTGATGTACGCCACAGTACTTCGGCATTATAATAAGTGCATAGGTACATGAATTATATACAGGTAAATTGGGTTAATGGGTgttcaacataaaaatatgtaatatgtatacttataaaatgtgttgcccctatgtgtgtgtgtagattTTAGCCATAAACATAACATAGGTATAAAGTGTATAATGcactataatgtatttaaatataatatttatgtacttagTGCTAACTGTGTGAGTGCGTCTTAAAATctgcactataataataataataataatatgcatgcaTGTTGCgcatgacataatattattttagtatgtaGGCGATGGACCGTCAGTGGCAGTACGGGTAGTTGGGGCAGTTATGCGGACTGACACCAGACGGGTACCTCTTGTGCACGTACCTGTGCGCCTCGGCCGGCACCTGATGCGAGCAGTACGGGTAGTTGGGGCAATTGGATGACGTGAGACCAGCCGGATAACCGGGCTCAGTGTACGGTGACGGGACCAGCGGCTGGTTGTTGTGGTAGTTGGACGCTTCGGACGGATGGTGTTGGTAACCGGAACCGTAATACTGACCCGCGTTGTTGTTGGTGTAGTGGTCATTGTAATCGTTGCCAGCCGCCGGTTGGGCGTATGCGGCCAACAGCACGTTGTCGCAGTGCGGATAATTGGGACACAGCGCCGGATTCAGTCCGGACGGGTACCGGGCGCCGCCGGCCAGTACCGCCGCGGCTTGAACGGCAAAAACGACAGCCTGAGTACAACAGATCAACAACgatttttaacaacatttccatgtacaataatattataggtatataatcaatgttattgaaaatccaataaatgtgtattatataaacacaacAGATTACGATATTATAGGTTGTTCTGGTACATCACTTAtctctattaaatatttggaaatGGGCCATTGGTGTGCAAATTTGTGAAatgattataaacttttaaagtactgaaacttaaaatacatatgatttttttaaagaatacatttgcgaaaaaaaatgttgagaaGAAACTTATGGtacttatagataataatatggtcaAAAATCCGCaaagtaatattttcacatttcGGAACATTTTTTCTGGTTAGGTGTTTATCTGAAAAGTTAAGATGTCATATAGTATAACAACTATAACATCGTCTGTTATATTATGAGATATGACGAatgcgtacataatatactatatgtaatgctaaataaaattgttgtttaaataaattccttGTGATTTAAGACATGATGTCTATGATTCAATAACCTTTCTCAATTAGAGTTAGgttttcaaatttgaaataataggttgctatgtattgaaatttttaaacctccatgtaaatgtataatgtataataattattattagtatgatttaaaaatacatattaaacatattttattatatacttatacctcATGAAATCATGACTGACATGACTTTATGAGTCATGAAATTCGCatgtgtatacaaatatgaaataaacatagtatattaatattctatttctatatgcctattaaaatcaaaataatcaaaaaattaaaatagatataaatatatacatttttttcaaaagttgacggtacaaattattaaactattatctaTTGATTATTAACTATGCAAatgcaatatgcatattatttcgACTATTTGCGTCACGTGATAACTAAAACTTATCAATGTATGTgcttttaataacgattttatattataaatactattatatactcacAAGTACTCCGAACATAATGAATCggtgaatatataaaatatatataatattcgagTTGTTTGAAGACTGCTTCTGTCCAACAAATGCACGCAGCCGTAAGCTCAGACAATTTAGCTGCAGCTGAAgggtaaattttaataattaggtatgtaaaatataagtataaactttattgtgaagaatttaaaaagttcGCGGAACACGAATATACAACGACGGCTGGAAAAACTtgagtaaaagtaaaaaacaaatcggatatttttatataggtatttgcaCGTTGAACTCGAGCTGTTTTACTATGCAGATATGACGGCGAAGTATGAGTTTGTCGTGGACGCGGCCGTTATTTATACGAAAGTCGAAAGATTTAAGATAATTGGTTTCCCTAAATGCACGTCGCCGCCGCTGCAATAGCTGTCGGCGCCCACCACCAACGAATCGCCGAAAAAACCGCAACCAACGACACACGTGATATACACAATGctatagaaaaatacaatataatattataataataaaacattaatatgtaataattgacGCAAAAATTTGTTGTCACGGTGGGCAATGTAGTGCGCATTTACCATAAAGGtttaacataacaatatgACTTGCAACCACTGGAACACcgcaacaattataataataataatgatatactttatacctacaatatattacataggtacctatattattatagcttataagtAATGGACATCGAAACAGAtgtgataatacaatataatattattatgttacctaCCATACAGAGTGATCCATCCCTCTGTTCTTGAGAATGATGAAGTTGTTCAAAATCTGATTTctgaatttttaagaatactcaagaattatattttttaatttttgagattttttgtactacttaaagaatattttgagatacttctgattttaaaataagcaaCCCCATTTttgctgtaaattatttagctggaatttttatgaaaattttgacgtataaaaaacaaaattggtcCAATCGTACGAGTATAgtatttgagttatttaactttatatatatatatatataaaggatAATAGGTTTGGAAGATATGGATGCTTCGACTATGCTAATATGTTGAAttggaatttataataatttatatatatatatatattgatatttataattcgttaaaatggtttaagtatattaaatgtcTAGAAATTCAGTATtacatctatttaatattttggtaaaccGTTTTTAAAGGCTATTTACTGGTGTTCCATATAATTGACCATGTtgattaaacatttcaataattacaaaatatttacacattaaaattttgGATTAGGGCATAACGGATCAAAAAGATGATCCAATATAATGTACAGTCAGAGCCCAACTTAGGAATTTTGGGGCCCGGATCTAATTTTTTTGGCAGGGtcccaaaattaattattatctaaattttaaattatcaacttaaactataaatgCAGTCTTTTTGCTATAtggattttttatattcaatttattttataagattataaataaattataccataagtctattaataattatttaatgatgatgaatataaataaaacgatgaaattaaaattataaatataagtaaagaaGTTTGCATAACTACTGAGATAATCTTTTTTTACTcagacattttcaaatttcaataatttttgccACACGCTAGTAACGAATAAAACTCACAAACTCgactaaaaactaatttaataatttaacatcacTTCGACAGTCGATGGAATACTAACTATTGTACCGATTATACTATAACGATGCGAAACTGACcaacaaaatgtatgtaaagaTGAACTGTAGACTGAAAGGTAAACTACGTAAGcaataatttcataacattTCACAGtgccaatttaatatattaaatatcaacatGGGCCCGGGACCCCAAATAATATCGGGGCCCGGGGCTGTAACCCTCCTAGCCCCCTCTAAGTTGAGCTCTGTATACAGTAAAAAGCAGGGAtctgattttaaaaactaattttataatttgtatattgtatcgCCACAGGATTACTCTTGTATAGTGAAAATATctcaatgatttaaaatatagaaacttaataaaagtatttataattccaAGAATTAAAATTCGAATAAATTCTTTAGTAAAGGAAGAAATGTGGGTGAGCATGCTtagtgaatcactctgtatataatacgatttatgTGTCGAGTGAGGTACTCGGCCACTCGGGTGCAGTCCGTTTTCGACACGATTTTCGATCGCCGTGATCACGCAACGTTTGGGTACATTTACTACatttgtcaataatattaatgtcaaatacaatataggtaagtaatgtactaatgtatagaactatagactatagattgtgatgtataatatcaatagcTTAATACCATTTATACACATTGCAGTGcacttatagattataataatatgcggcCGCGTCACGACCAGGGATTTCATTAATAGACCGAAAACGCGTTAAAACATCCAAACCAACACACTACTGTAACGAATAATAatgagtaggtacctaatggGAGTGTGTGATTGTGTGAACCAGCACCTTTGCGCGCGTCAGTGCGCACAATATACATGTTTACACACGATATTATGATacacttaaatagttaaattattacaatacaaatacGCTGTTACAACTTATATTATCCTGATCGACCACAAGTtgttttgtcatttttacaaaaccGTTTTGTTTGGCAGCGGACTCGACACTGTCCTCTGATTTCGAAATCAtcgttgcaaaaaaaaatgataaagaaGAATTACTATGATTTGTTGTcatcttatttttatggaaGTGATAACGGATGATGGGACTCATAACTGTATCATAGTcctaaagattaaaataatataaacatataatacttatattatataggtatattcttACAGACACTTAGTCTATAGCGATAAAGCGTATACAGTAAtactttttactaatattattactcattagtcattattcattactcactattttaattatttatgtggctgttttcaaatttcatgctcatttaattttcattatagagtttttgtatatcatatatacaaagaattttttatatgGATTTATAGTTGTTGGCAGAAAAGTTTTTAAAGAACATTATGTGGAAGTCGTCTGCTGGAGTTAACATTGAGATACCAGTCGAGAACACTGATGACGACTGGGAGACTGATCCAGATTTTGTGAATGATGTGAGCGAGGAAGAACAAAGATGGGGCTCTCGCACCATCCCCGGTTCTGGACGCGTATTAGATCATGTTGAGTTAGTcacttttgttatttttattggaatttgtattaattttacttattattattatttgtttagtatGAGTCAATTACGAGAAGAAGTGACTAAGGCTCACGAAGTTCAGAAGAAAAAAGAAATGGAAGAAGGTCCTCAAGCAGCATTTGGATATGGTGGTAAATTTGGTGTGCAATCTGACaggtatagttattattaattaaatacattttaaaaatgaactgtAATATGTTGTGTTTTTCTTAGAATGGATAAATCGGCTGTTGGACATGACTATATTGCTCCTCACTTTAAGCATGCCTCACAGACTGACTATAGTTCTGGTTTTGGTGGTAAATATGGTGTTCAATCAGATCGAATTGACAaggtatgtttattaatattttatctttgatttgtttacaaaatcacatgattaaatagttatcatgtaaacttaaaaatggttttattcataacttaatttaatatttattatttaagagtgCTGTCAGTTGGAGTCATAAAGAAAAAGTGGAAAAACATGGATCTCAAAAAGATTATAGTTCTGGTTTTGGTGGAAAATTTGGTGTGCAAGCTGATCGTCAGGATAAAAGTGCTGTTGGTTGGGATTATGTGGAAAAACTACAAAAGCATGAGTCTCAAAAAGGTATGATTTTacattatcttttttaaatatttattttttattacatttttatgatcaaTAGATTATGCTGTTGGTTTTGGTGGAAAATTTGGTGTGCAGTCAGATCGTCAAGATAAGTCTGCTGTTGGGTGGGATAATGTAGAAACTGTTGAAAAACATCAAAGTCAAGTTGACCATAGTAAAGTAAGTTACTttagtgaaataaatatattttattatattattctttaataatatataataatatataatggaataatttaatgtatagggTTTTGGAGGAAAATTTGGTGTTCAAAATGATAGGTTAGATAAATCTgctcataattataatgaaagttCTGGTCAAGTTGgaacaaattatgaaaaacagAAACCAGAGataagtatgtattaaattatatattatatctaaattaaatgtttattacatttaatttttaaaatccttAGTATTCAATATACTTAacagttaaaacaatttactttttgagcagtatttcataaaattaattcttttactattattattattgttagcaAGTATTAAACCATCAAGTCTAAGagcaaaatttgaaaatatggctaagcaagaagaagaagaaaatgaaaaacgGCGTTTAGTAGAACAAGAAAGAAGAAAACAAAGAgaattacaagaaaaaaagGAAGCTCGTGAAAGAGAGGAAAAACGTTTGAAAGAATTACAAGAGAAAGAAGAACAGAAACAAAAGCTTCTTGATAGTTCAGAACAAGTTAAAAACACTCCAATTACTGTAAGctctgtaaattatatttaaagcaattttaagaaataaaataatacttataaattataatgctaaagaaatagataaaaaaaaaatttaagtttgaatATTGTTGCTTAACACAGTGTTTAGTTAGATATTGGCtagctttttaaaaatttaaattagtataaaaagaTACCACTTCTAATTAACTACATTTCATTGTAAATATGaagatgatttatttttatgtcatgTAGTTTTGTAGATTATCAAGAAGTCagtt includes the following:
- the LOC113555036 gene encoding src substrate protein p85, with the translated sequence MWKSSAGVNIEIPVENTDDDWETDPDFVNDVSEEEQRWGSRTIPGSGRVLDHVDMSQLREEVTKAHEVQKKKEMEEGPQAAFGYGGKFGVQSDRMDKSAVGHDYIAPHFKHASQTDYSSGFGGKYGVQSDRIDKSAVSWSHKEKVEKHGSQKDYSSGFGGKFGVQADRQDKSAVGWDYVEKLQKHESQKDYAVGFGGKFGVQSDRQDKSAVGWDNVETVEKHQSQVDHSKGFGGKFGVQNDRLDKSAHNYNESSGQVGTNYEKQKPEITSIKPSSLRAKFENMAKQEEEENEKRRLVEQERRKQRELQEKKEAREREEKRLKELQEKEEQKQKLLDSSEQVKNTPITKIDYDEEELPKSSEFIRPPVVVGATIQPSVKNDEEALKRIAADEEERKQKEEQARIEKENTILKQKLKEEEKINEEIKRQHERIKLEEQQKMNEEILKENERKKMEELARAELKKKADEEKMIEDKKKLEEEAIQKKLEEESIKKKLEEESTKKKLEEESTKKKLEEESTKKKIDEETTKLKLEEEAKKKEELHRLEEERQLEEQKLHEQLKNGAASEEDPEGGYIAVALYDYQASADDEISFDPDDIVTNIEMIDKGWWRGLCKGQYGLFPANYVEIID
- the LOC113554201 gene encoding cuticle protein 1, producing MFGVLAVVFAVQAAAVLAGGARYPSGLNPALCPNYPHCDNVLLAAYAQPAAGNDYNDHYTNNNAGQYYGSGYQHHPSEASNYHNNQPLVPSPYTEPGYPAGLTSSNCPNYPYCSHQVPAEAHRYVHKRYPSGVSPHNCPNYPYCH